The Larimichthys crocea isolate SSNF chromosome XI, L_crocea_2.0, whole genome shotgun sequence genome has a segment encoding these proteins:
- the tdrd15 gene encoding tudor domain-containing protein 15 isoform X1 encodes MSERCLTQDRSILLRAGGAHEAGSVLDMTVTDAAAMQSVLGSEHQKSQDSGPSAPCALWPVDLKLTHLDWNPEATLIHFQGQYLTICELDYNILQTEIQNAPKTEAAVEIGEFCLVEDLTSGRWYRGRVQNQTEDLLDVFLIDHGNVLSVDTANISSCSNDLFLLPPKIVCGFLANVVLLQGCPHSVVEKYFSNLIGRDATGYIQALLPHKVLLLEIPDINMDLVKHGFGRHVDTDTFLLLVEMVTEVPLKQNIEPVPDLLIEKQRGQEFCFKPSRLQGYEDILSLCGPRLSCGTRAKVRVTAAVNPGLFYCQMTSMETDLWEMSKKLAAVCEQRAKERNHKTPENLGLLCAVNSKDEKWYRGFVQFLPVNSQVRVFIIDYGFFESVKVENVHRLPPDFDSAPIMAFSCSLFSLNDQDDEVKTQQLSFLKAGLLGRVLDVEIRSFDKEKNLYFITVIGAEDNHTKEPEPIQEPPRMNVEPVFERETKEMSPQCGYLYHETIMGEALGRTLESEEVQVGSVFVGYVEYVQNPNHFWMRTQKRNEDFEEMMTQMTDHFSQVRLDEDVLLNPALGTLCCAVYEEDMHFYRGVVTDTLDHGAEVLFVDFGNIEKVPHMLIKKIPETFAGKPPFAFCCSLVNIFPSDGIWTSNTSDIFRKAVSNRPVLVHVVQMRKNKFVVDLFEMGSDNNQSITEFLISSKEGEFWKKMQKDTIDVTGKTKTHINGNTEQWDDCGMEDKTCKHETEQAKAPVYFRGFSIEPGYELAVRCSYIVSPSDFWCQSLDKVPALEELMDKVQLYYSTHTVALQSGDSCCVAKLPKDGRWYRALITEKQNGHARVLLVDYGIVIQIEEDNLQAILPEHVYLEGQAFRCSLYNLIEPADPKNCGDWSVAAGDSLKDFVRDSTCDLRCKIVSWVIVKNKGLCNAVDLYNTQTQQSIRNLLLEQGLAQEVTDPTNQPSTVVPESFVFSSYDQSPGKEEDVYITHVSSHWEVYYHLERNTDIIEELEKKISEESKKMMQASVRPVVNNLYLAKYFDGKWYRGYAHSLPSPLHLSVFFVDYGNTNISEKTDVMLILRESADLLYTPIQAVRCSLASVSKEGHYTDVKEWLEGAILNKQVRAVIVGKSDDGSFDVELFDGEVNINEKVKELIVNHLPKPKTVLCFDASSTKSTRKTSKTKNAKTWTGQHGGRSSNAPSSNGRGGRQVGSTLQKKKGNTKKVHGKAQSKDANVKEQSEHHTKSCVPLKPQVKQQSEYHDTNTKSEQPQYTEKTDNPQITCLPDMKVTEGFRATCFVSHVDSVNSFFLQLSEDEPAILKLVEDLNSDISRDSLKTTAPLRVDDLVLAEYEEDGALYRSVVKDCEGSSGFKVEFVDYGNSAVTGKEKLYCIPEEYLSQPRLSISCSLWDSSTYKDFESFIDAVMEKPLMVDFVRQCGTHWKVKVEILDEAVGPAPLLAAVESSTETETQEEPPASSSETVESSCEQNYPRQEVSENETTKSERMTCSVENLVLEPPPANPKPPPTILEPPLKTLEPPLFRLSKLKVTNYKCQRPRTRNKSTSKRNQSKIMTSSVRAKSDCAHGNIPLTIQAKDTENCRVLSVLRNGNFYVRLNRTDEQLSALEDRIINNLYMCKVVAEDDVKQGLKCLVQVHEDKPWHRAVVEYVHQGTCWVFLVDHATRKEIPSHSIRRQCSNLTNIPNLAVLCKVNCSGLREEEGGHKSLCETMNPMVDKEVKLVFVCYSEADKLWEVEIIMTEQYLIHHTKTLPQQKEETNPSPSENGSEPAEGKSSQPEQLGFAPVDFDKAYSGFAAAVTTPFEFCVVLEDSLLVMNKVSIMLDDLPGQITPLPEAHLVRGVCCLLKSDTKNKWCRAEIAESDTTVILNLVDYGHYECMPYEDRFKLKRIPVEMTNLPKVTFPCVLRGVKPDIADGQWTDEAAVFFQECLYQKNLQIFFREFVSNTHWEVDVVVDDVHVAKKLVDAGHASYIDDMLGLRFQTQSSCKEDEVLDKKSDHHVDEADGKTALSVVSEPRQCFLM; translated from the exons ATGTCAGAAAGGTGTTTGACGCAGGACCGCAGCATCTTGTTGAGGGCAGGTGGAGCTCATGAGGCAG GTTCTGTTTTGGATATGACAgtcactgatgctgctgccatGCAGTCAGTGCTCGGCTCTGAACATCAGAA GTCTCAAGATTCTGGTCCCTCTGCGCCATGTGCTCTTTGGCCAGTGGACCTCAAGTTAACCCACTTGGACTGGAACCCTGAAGCAACCCTGATACACTTCCAGGGGCAATACCTCACCATATGTGAGCTTGACTATAACATCTtgcaaacagaaatacagaacgCACCAAAGACTGAAGCTGCAGTGGAAATCGGAGAGTTTTGCCTTGTAGAGGATTTGACTTCAGGTCGTTGGTACAGAGGAAGAGTTCAGAACCAAACAGAGGACTTGTTGGATGTTTTCCTCATAGATCACGGTAATGTCCTGAGTGTCGACACCGCCAACATATCTTCCTGTTCAAATGACCTGTTCCTCCTGCCTCCCAAGATAGTTTGCGGCTTTCTTGCAAATGTAGTCCTGCTTCAGGGTTGTCCTCATTCTGTAGTGGAGAAGTACTTCTCAAACCTGATTGGAAGAGATGCCACAGGTTACATCCAAGCCCTCCTACCCCACAAAGTGCTCCTACTGGAAATCCCTGACATCAACATGGACCTTGTTAAACATGGGTTTGGGAGGCACGTGGACACAGATACTTTCCTCCTGTTGGTTGAGATGGTCACAGAGGTGCCGCTCAAACAGAACATAGAGCCAGTTCCGGACTTACTCATTGAAAAGCAAAGGGGACAAGAGTTTTGCTTCAAACCATCTCGTTTGCAGGGATACGAAGACATTTTGTCACTCTGTGGGCCTAGGTTGAGTTGTGGGACACGTGCTAAAGTTCGTGTAACTGCTGCTGTCAACCCAGGGCTGTTTTACTGTCAGATGACCAGCATGGAAACAGATCTTTGGGAAATGTCAAAGAAGCTTGCTGCAGTTTGTGAGCAACGAGCCAAAGAGCGCAATCACAAGACTCCAGAAAATCTGGGTTTATTGTGCGCCGTTAACAGCAAGGATGAGAAATGGTACAGAGGCTTTGTGCAGTTTCTCCCAGTCAACTCTCAAGTTAGAGTTTTCATCATCGACTATGGGTTCTTTGAATCCGTCAAAGTTGAGAACGTCCACAGGTTGCCGCCTGATTTCGATTCAGCACCGATCATGGCGTTCTCATGCTCGCTCTTTTCCCTCAATGACCAGGACGACGAGGTCAAAACTCAGCAGTTGAGTTTCCTCAAGGCAGGGTTGCTTGGAAGAGTGTTAGATGTTGAGATCAGAAgttttgacaaagaaaagaatctGTACTTCATCACAGTAATTGGTGCTGAAGATAATCACACAAAGGAACCAGAGCCCATTCAGGAGCCTCCTAGAATGAACGTTGAGCCAGTCtttgagagagaaacaaaagaaatgtcacCTCAGTGTGGCTATTTGTACCACGAGACAATCATGGGTGAAGCATTGGGTAGAACATTGGAGTCAGAAGAGGTGCAAGTAGGCTCTGTTTTTGTGGGCTATGTCGAGTATGTTCAGAATCCAAACCACTTCTGGATGCGAACACAAAAACGCAACGAGGACTTTGAAGAAATGATGACACAAATGACAGATCACTTCAGTCAAGTGAGGCTGGATGAAGATGTATTGTTGAATCCTGCGCTTGGGACACTGTGCTGTGCGGTTTATGAGGAAGACATGCATTTCTACAGGGGTGTAGTGACAGACACTCTTGACCATGGAGCTGAAGTCCTTTTCGTCGATTTCGGGAACATTGAGAAAGTACCGCACATGTTGATCAAGAAGATACCCGAGACATTTGCCGGGAAACCGCCATTCGCCTTCTGTTGTTCTCTTGTGAACATTTTTCCTTCGGATGGCATCTGGACCAGCAACACCTCTGATATTTTCAGGAAGGCTGTATCTAACAGACCCGTGCTCGTCCATGTGGTCcagatgagaaaaaacaaatttgTTGTTGATCTCTTTGAGATGGGAAGTGACAACAATCAAAGTATCACCGAGTTCCTGATCTCTTCAAAAGAAGGGGAATTCTGGAAAAAGATGCAAAAAGACACCATCGACGtgactggaaaaacaaagacacacatcaATGGGAATACAGAGCAATGGGATGATTGTGGGATGGAagataaaacatgcaaacatgaaacTGAACAGGCCAAAGCCCCTGTTTACTTCAGAGGATTTAGCATCGAGCCTGGGTATGAGTTGGCTGTGCGTTGCTCTTACATTGTCTCGCCATCAGATTTCTGGTGCCAGTCTCTGGATAAAGTTCCAGCTTTGGAGGAACTGATGGACAAAGTTCAGCTGTATTACTCAACTCACACAGTCGCCCTCCAATCAGGGGATTCATGTTGTGTTGCCAAGTTGCCTAAAGATGGAAGATGGTACAGGGCTCtcatcacagaaaaacagaacggTCATGCCAGAGTGTTGTTGGTCGACTACGGGATTGTCATCCAAATCGAGGAGGACAACCTTCAGGCAATACTGcctgaacatgtttatttggaAGGACAGGCCTTCAGGTGCAGCCTTTACAACTTGATCGAACCTGCTGATCCCAAGAACTGCGGGGATTGGAGTGTGGCGGCAGGTGACTCGCTGAAAGATTTTGTCCGTGACAGCACCTGTGATCTAAGATGTAAAATTGTCTCTTGGGttattgtgaaaaacaaagGGCTGTGCAATGCTGTGGACCtctacaacacacaaacacaacagagcatAAGAAACTTGCTCTTGGAACAGGGCCTGGCACAAGAAGTGACGGATCCAACAAATCAACCGTCAACAGTGGTTCCTGAGTCTTTTGTCTTCTCTTCATATGATCAAAGTCCTGGAAAAGAGGAAGACGTCTACATCACACATGTTAGTAGTCACTGGGAGGTCTACTACCACCttgagagaaacacagacatcatCGAAGAGCTTGAAAAGAAAATCTCAGAAGAAAGTAAGAAAATGATGCAAGCCAGTGTGAGACCTGTTGTGAATAATCTGTACCTAGCAAAATACTTCGATGGCAAATGGTACAGAGGCTATGCGCATTCTCTTCCGTCGCCTCTGcatctcagtgtgttttttgtggattatggaaacacaaacatatctgAGAAAACCGATGTCATGTTGATCCTCAGAGAGTCTGCCGATTTGTTGTACACACCCATACAGGCTGTGAGATGTAGCCTTGCTTCGGTGTCTAAGGAAGGGCACTATACAGATGTCAAGGAATGGCTTGAAGGTGCAATCCTCAACAAGCAAGTGAGAGCCGTCATAGTTGGAAAGAGTGACGATGGTTCATTTGATGTTGAACTGTTTGATGGAGAAGTCAACATCAACGAGAAGGTTAAGGAGCTCATTGTTAATCATTTACCTAAACCAAagacagttttgtgttttgacgCGAGCAGCACAAAGTCAACACGTAAAACttccaaaaccaaaaatgcAAAGACGTGGACAGGTCAACATGGAGGGCGTTCTTCAAATGCTCCCTCATCAAATGGACGCGGTGGGAGACAAGTTGGTAGTACACtccagaaaaagaaaggaaacaccAAAAAGGTTCACGGTAAAGCTCAGAGCAAGGATGCAAATGTAAAAGAACAAAGTGAGCACCATACAAAGAGCTGTGTCCCTCTGAAACCTcaagtaaaacaacaaagtgaGTACCACgatacaaacacaaagtcagaacaGCCACAATATACAGAGAAAACGGACAACCCTCAGATCACATGTTTGCCTGACATGAAAGTGACCGAAGGTTTCAGGGCGACGTGTTTCGTCTCCCACGTTGACTCGGTCAACAGTTTTTTCCTTCAACTGTCAGAGGATGAACCGGCCATCTTGAAACTGGTTGAAGATCTCAACTCCGACATCTCCAGAGATTCCTTGAAGACTACCGCACCTTTAAGAGTCGATGATCTTGTTCTGGCTGAGTACGAGGAAGACGGCGCTCTGTATCGTTCTGTTGTGAAGGACTGTGAAGGAAGTTCCGGTTTCAAAGTTGAGTTTGTGGATTATGGAAATTCAGCAGTTACGGGGAAGGAAAAGCTCTACTGCATACCAGAGGAGTATCTCTCTCAGCCAAGACTGAGTATATCATGCTCCCTTTGGGACTCAAGCACATACAAAGATTTTGAGTCTTTCATCGATGCTGTAATGGAGAAGCCTCTCATGGTCGATTTTGTCCGTCAATGTGGAACTCATTGGAAAGTCAAGGTTGAGATTCTTGATGAAGCAGTTGGTCCAGCGCCACTTTTAGCTGCTGTTGAAAGCAGCACTGAAACCGAAACGCAAGAGGAGCCTCCTGCAAGTTCATCTGAAACAGTAGAGAGCTCATGTGAACAGAACTACCCGAGACAAGAAGTGAGCGAAAATGAAACGACTAAATCCGAAAGAATGACGTGTTCTGTTGAAAACTTAGTGCTGGAACCACCACCTGCCAACCCAAAACCACCACCTACCATACTGGAACCACCACTTAAAACACTGGAACCGCCACTTTTCAGACTGTCCAAACTGAAGGTAACAAACTACAAGTGCCAGAGACCACGTACCAGAAACAAGAGTACTTCTAAGAGGAATCAAAGCAAAATCATGACATCCTCTGTCAGAGCGAAGAGTGATTGTGCACATGGAAACATACCACTGACTATTCAAGCTAAAGACACAGAAAATTGTAGAGTTCTGTCTGTACTCAGAAACGGCAATTTTTACGTAAGACTAAACAGGACAGATGAACAGCTTTCTGCATTGGAAGATCGCATAATTAACAACCTATATATGTGCAAGGTGGTGGCTGAAGACGATGTCAAACAAGGCCTGAAGTGCTTAGTTCAAGTACACGAGGACAAGCCGTGGCACAGGGCTGTTGTTGAATACGTACACCAGGGAACATGCTGGGTCTTCCTTGTGGATCATGcaacaagaaaagaaattcCAAGTCACTCAATCAGACGACAGTGTAGCAACCTGACAAACATCCCGAACCTTGCAGTTTTGTGCAAGGTGAACTGCTCGGGGCTCCGCGAGGAAGAGGGTGGTCACAAATCATTGTGTGAAACCATGAACCCGATGGTAGACAAAGAAGTCaagctggtgtttgtgtgctaCTCAGAAGCTGATAAACTTTGGGAGGTTGAAATAATTATGACTGAACAATATCTCATTCATCATACCAAAACCTTACCGCAGCAGAAAGAAGAGACGAACCCATCACCGTCTGAAAACGGAAGTGAGCCAGCAGAAGGAAAATCAAGTCAACCTGAGCAACTTGGTTTTGCTCCTGTTGATTTCGACAAAGCGTACTCTGGCTTTGCTGCTGCAGTGACGACTCCCTTCGAGTTCTGTGTTGTTCTGGAGGACTCGCTTCTCGTCATGAACAAAGTGTCCATAATGTTGGATGATCTACCTGGGCAGATCACTCCTCTTCCCGAAGCCCACCTGGTCCGGGGTGTCTGCTGCCTGTTGAAATCGGACACCAAGAACAAGTGGTGCAGGGCAGAAATCGCGGAGTCCGACACCACCGTGATCCTAAACCTGGTAGATTACGGCCACTATGAATGCATGCCGTATGAAGACCGCTTTAAGCTGAAGAGGATTCCAGTGGAGATGACGAACTTGCCAAAAGTGACGTTCCCCTGCGTCCTGAGAGGGGTGAAGCCAGACATAGCGGACGGACAGTGGACCGATGAGGCAGCGGTCTTCTTCCAGGAGTGTTTGTACCAGAAGAACCTGCAGATCTTCTTCAGAGAGTTcgtgtcaaacacacactgggaaGTGGACGTCGTGGTTGATGACGTGCATGTTGCCAAGAAGCTGGTGGATGCTGGACACGCGAGTTATATAGACGACATGCTGGGGCTGAG GTTCCAGACGCAGAGCTCGTGTAAAGAAGATGAAGTCTTAGACAAGAAGTCAGATCATCATGTTGATGAAGCAGACGGGAAGACGGCGCTCAGCGTTGTGTCTGAACCTAGACAAT GTTTCCTGATGTGA